A DNA window from Daucus carota subsp. sativus chromosome 3, DH1 v3.0, whole genome shotgun sequence contains the following coding sequences:
- the LOC108212761 gene encoding dehydrin Rab18-like, protein MENVNNAIPSSGTAVDPNALVNPDGGQTQQSQANPNALVNPDGGVPSGSGPTPAGSGSGPTPAGFGFGTTPPGYGSGTTPPGYGPAGQMTFGQFSVPLTHCPAGHVPQPNGTAVPVAPVAPFAPAP, encoded by the coding sequence ATGGAGAATGTTAACAATGCTATCCCCTCGAGCGGTACGGCTGTTGATCCCAACGCACTGGTTAATCCAGATGGGGGTCAGACGCAGCAGTCGCAGGCTAACCCCAACGCACTGGTTAATCCAGATGGGGGTGTGCCATCTGGTTCTGGACCTACGCCTGCGGGCTCTGGTTCTGGACCTACACCTGCGGGCTTCGGCTTCGGGACTACGCCTCCGGGCTACGGTTCTGGGACTACGCCTCCGGGCTATGGTCCTGCGGGACAGATGACTTTTGGTCAGTTCAGTGTTCCACTTACACACTGTCCGGCAGGACATGTTCCTCAGCCGAATGGGACTGCTGTGCCTGTTGCGCCTGTTGCGCCCTTTGCGCCAGCTCCTTAA